The Castanea sativa cultivar Marrone di Chiusa Pesio chromosome 11, ASM4071231v1 genome contains a region encoding:
- the LOC142614751 gene encoding putative disease resistance protein RGA1, whose translation MAEGALVGVAKGITEKAGNLLAQEIVLLWNLKDDIEKLNDTVLTISAVIQDAEKKQQHNNQVRVWLERLNDALYEADDLLDDISTETLRREVMTRNKKAKEVHIFFSKSNQLAFGLKMGHKVKAMNERLDAIKNDKGFHLDERPVETQVGGYRVRETHSFVRTEDVVGRDKDKLEIKKILLDPNVEGNVSILPIVGLGGLGKTTLAQYVFNDKEIQKHFKKKLWVCVSDNFDVKMIVEKILQSAKKEKLKELEMEPLIKILKEEIDGKKYLLVLDDVWNENLQKWLELKTLLMGGAIGSRILVTTRNNKVAEITKTTQPYMLEGLDKKKSWSLFKQFAFANEQDSLNSNIREIGMEILVRCKGVPLAIRTIGSLLYFKNTEKEWLSFKDSELSKVPQEENDILPTLKLSYDHLPSYLKQCFAYCCLFPKDYKIHKPTLIKMWMAQGFIRPLNQNQCLEDVGHEYIMDLIWRSFFQEVEKDKRGNILQFKMHDLMHDLAKLVAESYSTTCNLKEEIIGEKNLHVSFGGQSQLQILTSLFKACRIRTFMVQGQFGNLHKLIYDSKIVAYFKFIRLLNLHNMDIEIVPSSIGELKHLRYLDLSGNNKIRMLPSTITRLHNLQTLKLFGCDSITKLPSDFTKLVNLRLLEIDTLSLIHIPRGLKQMTSLQDLSVSSIEMNTGSCFKRNSGLKELNELSELKFLKVENLDLRNYGGVEFPKQMSSFTNLVKFCLEDCNKCQHLPPLEQLPNLEHLSLNKLGSLEYMSEIDYSEELSNSSFIPSLNKLYLLRCSNLKGWWRQRRDSSEEVDDDNNHLLPFFPRLSHLEIKNCPKLTSMPLFPNVRRLKLDMCSLKPLKQTSTLQTEIANSSFAPLSKLEYLETGTLNEPLPNLSNLVSLCCRGPPPQGMQHLTSLKNMKIRGSMEVDLSKFWDAVEWQGFKSLQSLEISFCPNLISLPEGINVLTSLQTLKIWDCPKLKSLPEGIQGLTSLQTLEIWHCPKLKSLPEGIQGLTSLQTLDIRFCPKLKSLPEGIQGLTSLNTLNIRGCPILLKRCKRETGEDWLKISHIPNLHGDLRRQQTN comes from the coding sequence ATGGCCGAAGGAGCTTTGGTTGGCGTTGCTAAGGGGATCACAGAGAAAGCGGGCAACCTTTTAGCCCAAGAAATTGTACTACTCTGGAATCTCAAAGACGATATTGAAAAGCTCAACGACACAGTTTTGACAATCAGTGCTGTGATTCAGGATGcagagaagaagcagcagcacAACAATCAAGTCAGAGTGTGGCTGGAAAGGCTGAACGATGCACTTTATGAAGCGGACGACTTGTTGGATGACATCTCCACTGAAACTTTACGACGGGAGGTGATGACACGgaataagaaagcaaaagagGTACACATCTTCTTTTCCAAATCCAACCAGCTTGCATTTGGTCTTAAAATGGGTCATAAGGTTAAGGCAATGAATGAAAGGCTAGATGCTATCAAAAACGATAAGGGGTTCCACTTAGATGAACGTCCTGTAGAGACACAAGTGGGGGGCTATAGGGTGAGAGAAACTCATTCTTTTGTACGTACTGAAGATGTCGTTGGTAGAGACAAAGATAAgttagagattaaaaaaattcttttggaTCCTAATGTTGAAGGGAATGTTTCAATCCTTCCGATAGTTGGTCTCGGAGGATTAGGAAAGACCACGTTAGCTCAATATGTGTTCAATGATAAAGAAATCCAGAAAcactttaagaaaaaattatgggTGTGTGTCTCTGATAACTTTGATGTAAAAATGATTGTTGAAAAAATCCTACAGTCTGCAAAAAAGGAGAAGCTAAAAGAACTTGAAATGGAGCCATTAATTAAGATTCTTAAGGaagaaattgatggaaaaaaatACCTACTTGTGTTGGATGATGTATGGAATGAGAATCTTCAGAAATGGCTTGAACTAAAAACTCTTTTAATGGGTGGGGCAATAGGTAGTAGAATATTAGTGACTACACGGAATAATAAAGTGGCAGAGATTACAAAAACTACTCAACCATACATGTTAGAGGGTTTAGATAAAAAGAAGTCTTGGTCTTTATTTAAGCAGTTTGCATTTGCAAACGAACAAGATTCACTGAATTCAAACATTAGGGAAATTGGAATGGAAATCCTTGTAAGATGTAAAGGAGTCCCCCTTGCCATAAGGACTATAGGAAGCCTATTATACTTTAAAAACACGGAAAAAGAGTGGTTATCTTTTAAGGATAGTGAGCTTTCAAAAGTACCTCAAGAAGAAAATGATATCCTACCAACACTTAAGTTGAGTTATGATCATCTTCCATCATATTTGAAGCAATGCTTTGCTTATTGTTGTTTATTTCCAAAAGATTACAAAATTCATAAACCAACATTAATTAAAATGTGGATGGCACAAGGTTTCATTAGACctttaaatcaaaatcaatgcCTAGAAGATGTTGGTCATGAGTATATCATGGATTTAATCTGGAGATCATTTTTTCAAGAAGTTGAAAAGGATAAGAGGGGCAATATATTACAATTCAAAATGCACGATCTTATGCATGATCTTGCGAAATTAGTAGCAGAATCTTATAGCACCACTTgtaatttaaaagaagaaattataggtgaaaaaaatttgcatgtGTCATTTGGTGGTCAATCACAACTGCAAATTCTAACTTCATTGTTCAAAGCTTGTAGGATACGAACATTTATGGTGCAAGGTCAATTTGGGAATctacataaattaatttatgattCTAAAATTGTTGCATATTTTAAGTTCATTCGCCTATTGAATTTGCATAATATGGACATTGAAATAGTTCCAAGTTCTATTGGAGAGTTGAAACATTTAAGGTATCTTGATCTGTCCGGTAACAACAAAATTAGGATGCTTCCGAGTACTATTACAAGATTGCATAATTTGCAGACTCTCAAACTATTTGGGTGTGATTCTATTACCAAATTGCCCAGTGATTTTACCAAATTGGTCAACCTTAGGCTTCTTGAGATCGATACTTTGTCTTTGATTCATATACCACGTGGATTGAAGCAGATGACTAGTCTTCAAGATTTGTCAGTAAGTTCGATAGAAATGAATACCGGTTCATGTTTTAAGCGTAACAGTGGATTGAAGGAACTTAATGAACTAAGCGAGTTGAAATTtctaaaagttgaaaatttggaTTTACGTAATTACGGGGGAGTGGAATTTCCAAAACAGATGTCATCGTTCACAAATCTTGTGAAGTTTTGTTTAGAAGATTGTAACAAATGCCAACATCTGCCACCGTTGGAGCAACTTCCGAATCTCGAGCATCTCTCCCTCAACAAATTGGGTTCTTTAGAGTACATGTCAGAGATAGATTACAGTGAGGAGCTCTCAAATTCTTCATTCATCCCATCTCTAAATAAACTCTATCTCCTTCGCTGCTCTAATCTAAAGGGATGGTGGCGACAGAGAAGGGATTCTTCAGAGGAAGTCGATGATGATAACAATCATTTATTGCCCTTTTTTCCTCGTCTTTCCCACTTAGAAATTAAGAATTGCCCTAAGCTTACCTCCATGCCTCTGTTTCCAAATGTCAGACGCCTGAAATTGGATATGTGTAGCTTGAAGCCATTGAAGCAGACATCAACACTCCAGACTGAGATTGCCAACTCCTCCTTTGCCCCTCTCTCCAAATTAGAATATCTGGAAACTGGGACTCTAAATGAACCTTTACCCAACCTGTCCAACCTCGTTTCTCTCTGTTGTCGTGGTCCTCCCCCTCAAGGTATGCAACATCTCACTTCGCTTAAGAATATGAAAATTCGGGGTTCTATGGAGgttgatttatcaaaattttgggatgcCGTAGAATGGCAAGGCTTTAAGAGCCTTCAATCACTTGAAATTTCGTTTTGCCCCAATTTAATATCATTGCCTGAAGGGATCAATGTCCTTACCTCTTTACAAACACTGAAAATTTGGGATTGCCCCAAATTAAAATCATTGCCTGAAGGGATACAAGGTCTTACCTCTTTACAAACACTGGAAATTTGGCATTGCCCCAAATTAAAATCATTGCCTGAAGGGATACAAGGTCTTACCTCTTTACAAACACTGGACATTAGGTTTTGCCCCAAATTAAAATCATTGCCTGAAGGGATACAAGGTCTTACCTCTTTGAACACACTAAATATCCGTGGCTGTCCCATCTTACTGAAAAGATGCAAGAGAGAAACAGGCGAAGATTGGCTAAAGATTTCTCATATCCCAAACTTGCACGGAGATCTACGTCGGCAACAAACCAACTGA